A single region of the Nocardioides aquaticus genome encodes:
- a CDS encoding CoA-binding protein — MTSDGTTTWQDPEVVRAMLDDSTTWAVVGLSGDRSRTAYEIARLLQDRGKRIVPVHPSAPTVLGEQGYATLAEIPFLVDVVDVFRRSEAAGEFADQAVAIGAGGVWFQLGVLDEAAFERTRAAGVPMVMDTCPAIEWRRRR; from the coding sequence ATGACGTCTGACGGCACGACCACCTGGCAGGACCCCGAGGTCGTCCGGGCGATGCTCGACGACAGCACGACGTGGGCGGTGGTGGGCCTGTCCGGTGACCGCTCGCGCACGGCGTACGAGATCGCGCGGCTGCTGCAGGACCGGGGCAAGCGGATCGTGCCGGTGCACCCCTCGGCGCCCACCGTGCTGGGCGAGCAGGGGTACGCGACCCTGGCCGAGATCCCGTTCCTCGTCGACGTGGTCGACGTCTTCCGTCGCTCGGAGGCCGCCGGCGAGTTCGCCGACCAGGCCGTGGCCATCGGCGCCGGCGGCGTGTGGTTCCAGCTCGGCGTGCTCGACGAGGCCGCCTTCGAGCGCACCCGGGCCGCGGGCGTGCCGATGGTGATGGACACCTGTCCCGCGATCGAGTGGCGTCGGCGGCGCTGA
- a CDS encoding acyl-CoA dehydrogenase family protein, which produces MYALSEEHQAIREAVRAICADKVAPWAAAVDEEARYPQEAHDALQAADFHAPHVPEQYGGAGADALATCLVIEEVARADVSASLIPAVNKLGSLPVQLGGGEAVKEKYLTRLAAGQGGFSYCLSEPDAGSDAAAMRTRAVRDGDDWVLDGVKRWITNAGVSEYYTVLAVTDPEKRTRGITAFVVEKSDEGVTFGAPEKKLGIKGSPTREVYFDRVRIPGDRIVGEEGQGFDLAMRTLDHTRVTIAAQAVGVAQGALDYALDYAKERQQFGKSIAEFQGLQFMLADMGMKVEAARQMTYAAAGRSERNDPDLTFFGAAAKCFASDVAMEVTTNAVQVLGGYGFTRDYPVERMMRDAKITQIYEGTNQVQRIVMARQLLAGVQSQL; this is translated from the coding sequence ATGTACGCGCTGTCCGAGGAGCACCAGGCGATCCGGGAGGCCGTCCGGGCGATCTGTGCCGACAAGGTCGCCCCGTGGGCCGCCGCCGTCGACGAGGAGGCCCGCTACCCCCAGGAGGCGCACGACGCGCTCCAGGCCGCGGACTTCCACGCCCCGCACGTCCCCGAGCAGTACGGCGGCGCCGGCGCCGACGCGCTGGCGACCTGCCTGGTGATCGAGGAGGTCGCCCGCGCCGACGTCTCGGCGTCGCTGATCCCGGCGGTCAACAAGCTCGGCTCGCTCCCGGTCCAGCTCGGCGGGGGCGAGGCGGTCAAGGAGAAGTACCTGACCAGGCTCGCCGCCGGCCAGGGCGGGTTCTCCTACTGCCTCTCCGAGCCCGACGCCGGGTCCGACGCCGCCGCGATGAGGACGCGAGCCGTGCGCGACGGCGACGACTGGGTGCTCGACGGCGTCAAGCGGTGGATCACCAACGCGGGCGTCTCGGAGTACTACACCGTCCTCGCGGTCACCGACCCCGAGAAGCGCACCCGCGGCATCACCGCCTTCGTCGTGGAGAAGTCCGACGAGGGCGTCACCTTCGGCGCCCCGGAGAAGAAGCTCGGGATCAAGGGCTCCCCGACCCGGGAGGTCTACTTCGACCGGGTCCGGATCCCCGGTGACCGGATCGTCGGGGAGGAGGGTCAGGGCTTCGACCTCGCCATGCGCACCCTCGACCACACCCGCGTCACCATCGCGGCGCAGGCCGTCGGCGTGGCCCAGGGTGCGCTCGACTACGCGCTGGACTACGCCAAGGAGCGCCAGCAGTTCGGGAAGTCCATCGCGGAGTTCCAGGGCCTGCAGTTCATGCTCGCCGACATGGGCATGAAAGTGGAGGCCGCGCGCCAGATGACGTACGCCGCCGCCGGGCGCTCCGAGCGCAACGACCCCGACCTGACCTTCTTCGGCGCCGCGGCCAAGTGCTTCGCCTCCGACGTGGCCATGGAGGTCACCACCAACGCGGTGCAGGTGCTCGGCGGGTACGGCTTCACCCGCGACTACCCGGTCGAGCGGATGATGCGCGACGCGAAGATCACCCAGATCTACGAGGGCACCAACCAGGTGCAGCGGATCGTGATGGCGCGCCAGCTGCTGGCCGGGGTGCAGTCCCAGCTCTGA